CCAGGTCAGCGAATCCCAGGTGTGCAGTTCCGGTTTATCCTGTATATTCAGCTGCGGCCAGATCTTCGAAGGCGTAAGGGGCATAAAAGGCGTCACCAGCACTCCGATGAAACGCAGGCATTCCATCATATTGTAAAGGATGGTCGCCAGCCTTTCCTTTTGGGCGGGGTCCTTGTTCAAAGACCAGGGCTGTGTCTCGTCGACGTACTTGTTGGCCCGGCCGACCAGTTTCCAGATTGCCGCCAGAGCGCCCGACAGGTCCCTTTTGTCTATCAGTTCGCGGACTGCGGACGGGAGGTCCACGGCCAAATCGATCAGCTCCAGGTCAACCCCCTCGGGCTGCCCCGGATTCCCGGCCGTTCCTCCGAGATATTTCTGAACCATCCCCAGGGTACGGCTGACCAGGTTGCCCAGGTCATTGGCCAGGTCCATATTAATCCTCTTGATCAGCGCCTGCTCCGAGTAATAGACGTCTGTGCCGAGCGGCATCTCCCGAAGCAGGTAATAGCGAACAGCGTCAACGCCGTACTTGTCGATAAGCTCAAGGGGATCGATAACATTGCCGACGGATTTGCTCATCTTGCCGCTTTCCATCAGCAGCCAGCCGTGCCCTATAATTTGCCGGGGAAGCTCTATACCTGCGGACATCAACAGGATTGGCCAGATGATACTGTGAAAACGGACAATATCCTTGGCCATCAGGTGAACATCGGCGGGCCAGAATTTCTTGTACAGAGTTTCGTCATCGCTTGCATAGCCTAGTGCAGATATATAATTGGTCAGGGCGTCCACCCAGA
This genomic stretch from Desulfotomaculum sp. harbors:
- a CDS encoding methionine--tRNA ligase is translated as MKEGSGLKEEKCFYITTPIYYPSGSLHIGHAYTTVAADAFARFKRFTGHDVWFLTGSDEHGQKIERSAREKGKSPQEYVDPIVESFKVLWEKLLISNDDFIRTTEERHKKAVQAVFQKLYDQGDIYKASYKGWYCTPCEAMWTEARLEEGMCPDCARPVEAVEEESYFFRMSNYAGRLLDYIEANPDFIQPVSRRNEMVSFINSGLEDLCVSRTTFKWGIPVPFDLNHVIYVWVDALTNYISALGYASDDETLYKKFWPADVHLMAKDIVRFHSIIWPILLMSAGIELPRQIIGHGWLLMESGKMSKSVGNVIDPLELIDKYGVDAVRYYLLREMPLGTDVYYSEQALIKRINMDLANDLGNLVSRTLGMVQKYLGGTAGNPGQPEGVDLELIDLAVDLPSAVRELIDKRDLSGALAAIWKLVGRANKYVDETQPWSLNKDPAQKERLATILYNMMECLRFIGVLVTPFMPLTPSKIWPQLNIQDKPELHTWDSLTWGRLPAGLTVKREQALFPRIEV